GAGGGCGTTTTGACGGCAAAAGCCGTGATCAACTCCCGCGCCCATTGGCGAATGGTTTTAAGCCTCAACCATAGCCCCCCTACCGTGTGGGGGGGGCGATCGAACGTTCGCAAGGCCAGGTTTTCCGCCACACTCATGTGGGGAACGCAGGCATTGCGCAGAGGTTCCTCCGGAAGGACAAAGACCCCATGCTGGGTCATTGCCTTACGGGTTGCCGTGTAGCGTTCGCCATTGACCCATATATGACCAGCGGTTGCCGGACGTTGCCCTGCCAATACTTCCACCAGTTCCCGCTGCCCATTGCCGGATACCCCGGCAATGCCCACAATTTCACCGCCATGGACGGCCAGGGAAACCCCTCTGACGGCAGGCAGACCATTGTCTTTATTGGCATGGAGATCGTGGATTGAGAGAACCGAAGGCATCGGCGCGATCGCCGACTTGGCCACGGCCTTGGCTACTCGACTTTCCCCCAGCATCATCTGGGTTAGATCGGCGACGGATAGATCCTTGACCAGCCCACTGCCGACAAGTTTACCGCGCCGCAAAACGGTAACGGTATCGGTAAAGGCGTTCACTTCTCGAAACTTATGGGTAATTAGGAGTACACTCAACCGCCCGGCGCTGACTTGCTCCCGGAGCAGGCCCAGAACCTCATCAGCTTCCTGGGGGGTTAACACGGAGGTTGGCTCATCCAGAATCAAGATCCGACTTTGTAAGTACAGTTGTTTGAGGATTTCTAACTTTTGCTTTTGCCCGGCTGCCAGTTCACCCACAGGCACATCCAGCGGCACCTGAAACGGTGCGGTTTCTAGAAATGCTTGTAAATTTTTATACTCTCGTTGCCAGTGAATCAGGGGGCGATCGTCATAGCGGGCGAGCACCAAGTTCTCAGCCACGGTCATCGCTGGCACGGAGGTAAAGTGTTGATAGACCATGCCAATACCATAGTGGTGGGCATCCCGTGGACTCGCGATCGCCCGCCGTTGGCCATCAATTAACACTTCCCCCGCCGTTGGGGTATAAAACCCCATGATGCACTTTACCAGGGTACTTTTTCCCGCGCCATTCTCCCCCAATAGAGCATGAAAGGTACCCGGTTTGAGGTGCAGAGAAACCTGATCCAGCGCCACCAAACTGCCAAAATGCTTACTCAGCCGGACGACTTCCAGCTCAGGTGGCTTCATGCTCTCTGCGGTTGGGGGAGGCAATGTCCGCTCTGCCATCGTCACCGTCTCACCAACGAGATCACCAGCATCGGTCATAGTCCTCCCCCAGCAACAGAACTTTGAGCACAATTCCAACCAATCGTTGAGGTTTGGGACAAGGGGCAACCGATACTAAATTTTGTCCTTGACGGTTTGGTTGACGTCTTTGTAACTGATACAGGCTTTACCTAATTTACTCAGTACACCGTTAAGGTTTGGATTGCGATCCAACCGGCAGTCCTCATCCCCCACCCCCTTCTCCCAAGTAGGGAGGAGAAAACCCTCACCCGCGGGTTGCCCCTATCCTACCCCGGCAAAAGTGTACTTTATGATTGAGGTAAAATCTGTAACTAGTGGCCTGCCAGACCATTGATGGAGCTACTAGGCAACCGATCCCTGTCTCCCGTTCGTTTGCTGCCCCCACTGAACACTTCCAGTCTAATGCCACCGCTATCAGGATTGTGTAGAACAACACACATTTGGCCCAGCAATAGGGGGGAAACGTGCTCAGGCAAACACTTGGTGCTTGGGGTGCTTGCAAAGCATCTCGGCAAGAAAATTGTCCATCAACTGCTCGCCCTGCTCGTTTGACATTGCTTACAAAGCATCTTGGCAGGCAAATCGCAGTCAATGCCAATGGCCATCCATACAGTCACCGATCGGGTGAATGCGGTTGCCAAGGGGGGGGCCTTCAGGGAAAACTAGAGTTTAAGAAAATTTAAGGTTATTTTCGTCAAAACGCTTCGCGAACGCAAATTGAGCATGTATAACACAGAAAGTCTCCCAGGCAGCCTGTTCAGTGACTTTGACCTCTACCTCTTTGGTCAAGGCAAACACTATCAGCTTTATGAAAAGCTGGGTGCCCACCTAATCAAACACAAGGGGGTAAGTGGTGTGCATTTTGCCGTTTGGGCACCGAACGCTTCAGCCGCCAGTGTGGTGGGCGATTTCAACGATTGGGGAGTCGATAAGCATCCCATGCAGGCCAATAGCCTGGGGGTCTGGGAGACTTTTATCCCTGACCTCAAGGTGGGCACAATCTATAAATTTGCAATCCGAAGTCAACACAACCACTGGTGTTTCAAAACCGATCCCGTGGGCTTCTACCAGGAATTGCGACCGGCTACGGCGTCGATCGTGGTTGACCTGAGCTACACTTGGCACGATCAGGCATGGCTCGCCCAACGACGACAGACCGATCCCCTCCAGCAGCCGATCTCTATCTACGAGGTGCACTTGGGTTCCTGGTTGCACACTAGCATTGACACCCCACCACCAGCAGGTGGGACACCAGTACCCGTTCCCGACAAGCCCGGTGCTCGCTTCTTGACCTACCGAGAACTAGCGGATAAGCTCCTTCCCTATGTCAAGGAGATGGGCTACACTCACATTGAATTGCTACCCGTTACCGAGCATCCCTTCGATGGCTCCTGGGGCTACCAAGTGGTAGGGTTCTACGCCCCAACCTCCCGCTTTGGCACGCCGCAGGATTTTATGTATTTTATCGATCGCTGCCATCAAGAGGGCATAGGTGTGGTGATCGACTGGGTTCCCGGCCACTTCCCCAAGGATGC
This DNA window, taken from Trichothermofontia sichuanensis B231, encodes the following:
- a CDS encoding ABC transporter ATP-binding protein produces the protein MTDAGDLVGETVTMAERTLPPPTAESMKPPELEVVRLSKHFGSLVALDQVSLHLKPGTFHALLGENGAGKSTLVKCIMGFYTPTAGEVLIDGQRRAIASPRDAHHYGIGMVYQHFTSVPAMTVAENLVLARYDDRPLIHWQREYKNLQAFLETAPFQVPLDVPVGELAAGQKQKLEILKQLYLQSRILILDEPTSVLTPQEADEVLGLLREQVSAGRLSVLLITHKFREVNAFTDTVTVLRRGKLVGSGLVKDLSVADLTQMMLGESRVAKAVAKSAIAPMPSVLSIHDLHANKDNGLPAVRGVSLAVHGGEIVGIAGVSGNGQRELVEVLAGQRPATAGHIWVNGERYTATRKAMTQHGVFVLPEEPLRNACVPHMSVAENLALRTFDRPPHTVGGLWLRLKTIRQWARELITAFAVKTPSENTPIAHLSGGNVQRAVLARELSAEIIRLLIVANPCSGLDFAAVEYIHNQIVAARNRGVAVLLVSEDLDELMALADRILVMSEGRFVYESPVAQADLATIGQRIAGH